A genomic stretch from Plasmodium brasilianum strain Bolivian I chromosome 9, whole genome shotgun sequence includes:
- a CDS encoding D-tyrosyl-tRNA(Tyr) deacylase, whose protein sequence is MKAVIQRVKGVVLSVKEESGQQHENELQIFSKINEGLVCFIGIHKDDTWNDALYIIRKCLNLRLWSNQNKKWDKSVKDLNYELLVVSQFTLFANTKKGNKPDFHLAKEPNEANTLYNKMIEQFIKEYKKEKIKTGKFGHYMNIDITNDGPVTILIDSHDVNLEN, encoded by the coding sequence ATGAAAGCAGTTATACAGAGGGTAAAAGGGGTAGTGTTAAGTGTAAAGGAAGAATCAGGTCAACAACATGAGAATGAGCTGCAAATATTTAGCAAAATCAATGAAGGACTTGTATGTTTTATAGGTATTCATAAAGATGATACATGGAATGATGCATTGTACATAATACGTAAATGCTTAAATCTACGACTATGGTctaatcaaaataaaaaatgggatAAATCTGTAAAAGATTTAAACTATGAATTGTTAGTTGTATCACAGTTTACTCTTTTTGCTAATACGAAGAAAGGTAATAAACCTGATTTTCATTTAGCTAAAGAACCGAATGAAGCTAATaccttatataataaaatgattgaacaatttataaaagaatataaaaaggagaaaataaaaacaggAAAATTTGGtcattatatgaatattgaTATAACAAATGATGGACCCGTCACAATTTTAATTGACAGTCATGATGTCAATTTGGAAAACTAG
- a CDS encoding heat shock protein J2: MNVGNVKRRKKITNFHPVILLILSFFLSFANGMDYYKRLGIKRNATKEEISKAYRKLAKEYHPDVAPHKEKDFIEIANAYETLSDPEKRKLYDMYGENYSDSNQGFGGGGFGGQGFGGGGFGGHGFHFDQDVVNEIFRQFASGGRGGEGRTGNFHFKFSSSNHGSSGPNFNHPPFENEYEDIYKNEILKINSKNLDSIINDITYVLVINFYSPSCSHCKSFKKMYLRFTKKFEGYINFAVVNCQDEKSICRKYNVKSLPHIILMKKNKTYETFYGQRTEDSLMSFINNHIPYSYVEVSNGKKLDKFLTKNVDIPKVIFFISYNDNTVMLKALSLEFEKRIDMAVIYNKNYNIMKLFKNRNIKTPSLLLVEDIDNMSGDITQLKNFDFNVLSLKLSHIFAQSRLQNNLYGHITTYQQLTKKKYESGQCSEKDSQICFLILKLLNNSYKQFDQDIKKVASNFSSDPIKILYINIFDQPYILESFGLTNTCTHSNCLILVAFRPKRQRFRVFDGEVNMNSVHNFVDSVVSGAISINQNLKRRLKNHDVIEIRWRSAVDNISYEHKDKHKDEHKDKHKDEHKDKHKDKHKDERKDKHKDERKDKHKDEHKDKNKDKHKDEHKDEQIQI; encoded by the exons ATGAACGTTGGAAATGTTAAGAGAAGAAAGAAGATAACCAATTTTCACCCAGtgattttgttaatattatctttttttttgtcgttTGCTAATGGGATGGATTACTACAAAAGATTAggtataaaaagaaatgcaACAAAGGAAGAGATTTCAAAAGCGTACAGAAAGCTAGCCAAGGAATATCACCCGGATGTAGCACCGCATAAAGAGAAGGATTTTATTGAAATAGCAAATGCATATGAAACGTTATCAGATCccgaaaaaagaaaattatatgatatGTATGGGGAAAATTATTCGGATAGTAATCAAGGTTTCGGCGGTGGAGGGTTCGGTGGTCAAGGGTTTGGCGGTGGGGGTTTCGGTGGACATGGATTTCATTTCGATCAGGACGTTGTGAATGAAATATTTCGACAATTTGCAAGTGGAGGTAGGGGAGGAGAAGGTCGTACAGGAAATTTCCATTTTAAATTTAGTTCCAGTAATCATGGTAGTTCTGGTCCAAATTTTAATCATCCTCCTTTTGAAAATGAATatgaagatatatataaaaatgaaattttaaaaattaattcaaaaaatttggaCTCAATAATTAATGATATTACTTACGTATTAGTTATCAACTTTTATTCTCCATCATGTTCTCATTgtaaatcttttaaaaaaatgtatttacgatttactaaaaaatttgaagGTTATATCAACTTTGCTGTTGTTAATTGCCAAGATGAAAAGAGTATatgtagaaaatataatgtcAAATCATTACcgcatattattttaatgaaaaagaataaaacatATGAAACTTTTTATGGTCAGAGAACGGAAGATTCACTTATgtcttttataaataatcatATACCTTACTCTTATGTTGAAGTAtcaaatggaaaaaaattagataaaTTTTTGACCAAAAATGTAGACATACCTAaagtcatattttttatttcgtatAATGACAATACTGTAATGTTAAAGGCATTATCTTTAGAATTTGAAAAACGAATTGATATGgctgttatatataataaaaattataatattatgaaactttttaaaaatagaaatattaaaacccCATCTTTACTATTAGTAGAAGATATAGATAATATGTCAGGTGATATAACacagttaaaaaattttgactTTAATGTTTTATCTTTAAAGTTAAGTCATATATTTGCACAAAGTAGGTTACAGAATAATCTATATGGTCATATTACTACATATCAacaattaacaaaaaaaaaatatgaatcgGGGCAATGTTCAGAAAAAGATTCccaaatatgttttttaattttaaaattattaaataatagcTATAAACAGTTTGATCAggatataaaaaaggtaGCATCCAATTTTAGTAGTGATcctataaaaattttatatatcaatatttttgATCAACCGTATATTTTAGAATCATTCGGATTAAcaaatacatgtacacattcCAACTGCCTCATTTTAGTTGCCTTCAGACCGAAGAGACAAAGATTTCGTGTCTTTGATGGAGAAGTAAATATGAACagtgttcataattttgttGATAGTGTTGTTAGTGGGGCAATATCAATCAACCAAAATTTGAAAAGGCGCTTAAA AAACCATGACGTGATTGAGATTAGGTGGAGGTCAGCTGTCGATAATATCAGTT ACGAACATAAAGATAAACATAAAGATGAACATAAAGATAAACATAAAGATGAACATAAAGATAAACATAAAGATAAACATAAAGATGAACGTAAAGATAAACATAAAGATGAACGTAAAGATAAACATAAAGATGAacataaagataaaaataaagataaacaTAAAGATGAACATAAAGATGAACAGATACAAATATAA
- a CDS encoding casein kinase 2 — protein MSASSINKRIYIPKFYADVNIHKPKEYYDYDNLELQWNKPNRYEIMKKIGRGKYSEVFNGYDTEFNRPCAIKVLKPVKKKKIKREIKILQNLHGGPNIIKLLDIVKDPVTKTPSLIFEYINNIDFKTLYPKFTDKDIRYYIYQILKALDYCHSQGIMHRDVKPHNIMIDHENKQIRLIDWGLAEFYHPGQEYNVRVASRYYKGPELLIDLQLYDYSLDIWSLGCMLAGMIFKKEPFFCGHDNYDQLVKIAKVLGTDDLHAYLKKYNIKLKPHYLNILGEYERKPWSHFLTQSNIDIAKDEVIDLIDKMLIYDHAKRIAPKEAMEHPYFSEVREDS, from the coding sequence ATGTCAGCTAGCTCTATTAACaagagaatatatattccaAAATTTTACGCCGATGTTAACATTCATAAGCCTAAAGAATATTATGATTATGATAATTTAGAATTGCAATGGAATAAACCTAATAGatatgaaataatgaaaaagatagGAAGAGGAAAATATAGTGAAGTGTTTAATGGGTATGATACCGAATTTAATAGACCATGTGCAATAAAAGTATTGAAAcctgtaaaaaaaaaaaaaataaaaagagaaataaaaattttacaaaatttgcATGGAGGaccaaatataataaaattattggaCATAGTAAAAGATCCTGTAACCAAAACACCATCcttaatttttgaatatattaacaacatTGATTTTAAAACTCTATATCCTAAATTTACTGATAAAGATATACGTTATTATATCTATCAAATTTTGAAAGCACTTGATTATTGTCATAGTCAGGGAATTATGCATAGAGATGTTAAACCACATAATATTATGATTGATCatgaaaataaacaaataagaTTAATAGACTGGGGACTAGCAGAATTTTATCATCCAGGTCAAGAGTATAATGTTCGCGTTGCTAGTAGGTATTATAAAGGACCTGAACTTTTAATAGATCTTCAGTTATATGATTATTCTTTAGACATATGGAGCCTTGGTTGCATGCTAGCTGGTATGATTTTTAAGAAAGAACCCTTTTTTTGTGGACATGATAATTATGACCAGCTTGTTAAAATTGCAAAGGTACTTGGTACAGATGATCTACATGCatatctaaaaaaatataatattaaacttAAACCACATTACCTGAACATATTAGGTGAATATGAAAGAAAACCATGGTCCCATTTTCTAACACAATCAAATATTGATATAGCAAAAGATGAAGTTATTGACCTAATTGacaaaatgttaatatatgatCATGCAAAGAGAATAGCCCCAAAGGAGGCCATGGAACATCCTTACTTTAGTGAAGTAAGGGAGGATTCATGA
- a CDS encoding endoplasmic reticulum-resident calcium binding protein produces MKTYVYNLLVACFVLYLRTNVKAVGGDPMKYADMKGLDDLSNLNDDQVKDILGLNIAEAKERIGKLFNIIDKNKDKILSDDELSTWSNNVKNEVFLKQVQVEMKQIDSDKDGFISLNELNDAFSQNLDAKEVEKHVDGLLKRFQIVDKDKDNKLNINEVGLLIDPMKDEELKELEISEILNHHDVNKDGKISIDEFKRTRTDDPSVKKDDDVALDDFNFFDTNKDGFIDREEIIKVYFDPTHETGSINLNEVKNSIFEGKQITYDLWNDKALKLAVTSLTDYGDILRYPEDFKLDIGKNVVLPSSRKGEAEEEDLDQEDSATDDKDDGAEQKAQTADEL; encoded by the coding sequence atgaaaacgtacgtatataatttgttagTAGCATGTTTCGTGTTGTACCTGAGGACTAATGTAAAAGCTGTAGGGGGTGACCCGATGAAATATGCTGATATGAAAGGACTTGATGACTTAAGTAATTTAAATGATGATCAagtaaaagatatattaggACTAAATATTGCAGAAGCAAAAGAACGAATAGGAAaactatttaatataattgataaaaataaagataaaatattaagtgaTGATGAATTAAGTACTTGGTCTAATAATGTTAAGAATGAAGTGTTTTTAAAACAAGTACAAGTTGAAATGAAACAAATAGATTCAGATAAAGATGGGTTCATATcattaaatgaattaaatgatGCCTTTTCTCAAAACTTAGATGCAAAGGAAGTGGAAAAACATGTAGATGGATTATTAAAGAGATTTCAAATTGTTGATAAGGATAAAGATAATAAGTTAAATATCAATGAAGTTGGTCTACTGATAGACCCAATGAAAGatgaagaattaaaagaattagagattagtgaaatattaaatcatCATGATGTAAATAAAGATGGAAAAATTTCAATAGATGAGTTTAAAAGAACTAGGACTGATGATCCCAGTGTCAAAAAAGATGATGATGTTGCTCTTGAtgattttaacttttttgaTACTAATAAAGATGGTTTTATAGACAGAGAGGAAATTATTAAAGTTTATTTTGATCCCACACATGAAACAGGatctattaatttaaatgaagtaaaaaattcaattttCGAAGGAAAACAAATTACTTATGACTTATGGAATGATAAGGCTCTAAAACTTGCTGTCACTTCATTAACAGATTATGGTGATATATTAAGATATCCTGAAGATTTTAAGTTAGACATTGGTAAAAATGTTGTTTTACCATCAAGTAGAAAAGGAGAAGCAGAAGAAGAGGACTTAGATCAAGAGGACTCAGCTACTGATGATAAGGATGATGGTGCTGAGCAAAAAGCCCAAACCGCTGATGAATTGTAA
- a CDS encoding succinate--CoA ligase [ADP-forming] subunit alpha codes for MRDFNMKNLCFSLKGRNYSATSKVFIDKNTTVICQGITGKQGSFHTTEALKYGTKVVGGVNPRKKGTLWTSNDNKYTLPVFGSTLEAKEKTNCYASVIYVPPEHAKNAIIESIESEISLIVCITEGICQHDMLQVKSCLNMSKKSTLIGPNCPGVIKPGECKIGIMPSHIHKKGCVGIVSRSGTLTYEGVNQTTKVGLGQSTCVGIGGDPFHGTNFIDCIKLFLEDDQTKCILLIGEIGGNAEEQVAEWLIQNNVDWKRMGHAGALISGGKGTADEKLKALKSAGVHTIINPTQMGHEIYSIMKNLT; via the exons atgagagattttaatatgaaaaatttatgtttctCCTTAAag GGAAGAAATTATTCTGCAACAAGTAAGGTGTTTATTGACAAAAATACAACGGTAATATGCCAAGGGATTACTGGGAAACAg GGAAGTTTTCACACTACAGAAGCCTTAAAGTATGGAACAAAAGTCGTAGGAGGAGTAAACCCTAGGAAAAAAGGGACATTATGGACAAGTAATgataacaaatatacattacCAGTTTTTGGATCAACTCTTGAAGCTAAGGAAAAAACGAACTGCTATGCATCAGTTATATATGTTCCTCCAGAGCACGCAAAAAATGCAATAATTGAATCAATTGAGTCAGAAATTTCTTTAATTGTATGTATAACAGAAGGGATATGTCAACATGATATGTTACAAGTTAAGTCTTGCCTGAACATGTCAAAAAAGAGTACCTTAATTGGTCCTAATTGTCCAGGTGTTATAAAACCAGGGGAATGTAAAATTGGAATTATGCCTTCacatattcataaaaaaggaTGTGTTGGTATTGTAAGTAGAAGTGGTACATTAACATATGAAGGAGTAAATCAAACCACAAAAGTTGGCCTAGGTCAATCTACGTGTGTAGGTATAGGGGGAGATCCATTTCATGGTACGAATTTTATTGAttgtattaaattatttttagaagATGATCAaacaaaatgtattttattaattggTGAAATTGGGGGAAATGCAGAAGAGCAAGTAGCTGAGTggttaatacaaaataatgttgatt GGAAAAGAATGGGCCATGCAGGTGCTTTAATTAGTGGTGGGAAAGGAACAGCAGATGAAAAATTGAAGGCTCTAAAAAGTGCAGGTGTTCATACTATTATTAATCCTACACAAATGGGTCATGAAATATATTCCATAATGAAAAATCTTACGTAA
- a CDS encoding hypothetical protein (conserved Plasmodium protein), with product MKNEVKSEGKNHTISDGKNNAKCEGKNDVTKKRKDQALKDYIYQNILKKDIFMNIFKGRNNYSNNEKKKISENIEIAKKKEDNTNNVDIIHNEDEEYMLFLSYIYNDVTSFIENNKDYNLKEFDFLDTEDLIMEICANICHKTYNNIKMMFNKSKESETTFHIDSCMNEKHEQHSNTSLNDSSFFFIPPMEFVVSYIHKLQYGKGDISRGVVDFIRSNNYDKHPLLYSCEPNEIGRNEVKNEHVNTRDEQGEEQQVMSKTFFQKDCPQFTKYQQNDEKKMCMITQEKSLSVEEHTISNNNEDVAEYPCSASNMCNGNIKPIHANLDHFSFHNEKKYDNELKEKMPISYMLNGDEKRNLEFWTNHKNYINSVHKTQLMGNNPSTQNITINRNDNFEDFEDPHSNDISNSNNSDGDSFCKYYDCVNNFSSNFFSAEVKEEHNMISMNNEGKGYTHFENAKTERKDDMSISNCRTMRDVNLNIISNVSSSFHCGGIGKDGDNHYNDNEKFNTCGSTYNKEHEDSASNKEEGEEHTPRKTDSSFSSHISYSSEAIKTIFPVKEISCNIQQQKMNFLNHEIISDHVKVKDIHADVKVLHHCDYNMDEDTNDDDTVGGGGSDIGSIGVNSNCVQNNDSTDNIINTGKDGFPVSAYDDSCNITSSNYLSTTGKLNDNMEEYNLDTQGIAGDTNGNSFENANNGIVCLPKKECNTREEKNRTNYNAAATTCTTTNNNDYNNTSESMSKDEEDGESEFSKKKVEFNESEYYEKAEKRMINKKIFKDEDQKEFTKNYNLHDDYYYFKYLNKCENTANPYRYTKVQKKANINVTPSPFPQFLRDIQIYNISQKKIRLKKTSIMLKKEDVGTSKRR from the exons atgaaaaatgaagtaaaaagtGAAGGTAAGAATCATACAATATCTGATGGGAAGAACAATGCCAAATGTGAGGGAAAAAACGACGtaacaaaaaagagaaaagacCAAGCACTAAAAGATTATATATACcaaaatatactaaaaaaagacatatttatgaacatatttaaaggaagaaataattatagtaacaatgagaaaaaaaagataagtgAGAATATTgaaattgcaaaaaaaaaggaggataatacaaataatgtCGATATTATCCATAATGAGGATGAAGAGTACATGCTATTTTtgagttatatatataatgatgtAACTTCATtcattgaaaataataaagattaCAATTTAAAAGAGTTCGACTTTTTGGACACTGAGGATCTTATTATGGAAATATGTGCTAACATATGTCATAAGActtataacaatataaaaatgatgttTAACAAATCGAAAGAAAGTGAAACAACTTTTCATATAGACAGCTGTATGAATGAGAAACATGAACAACATAGCAACACTAGTTTGAATGactcttcctttttttttatacctcCGATGGAGTTCGTTGTGTCATATATTCATAAGCTGCAATATGGTAAAGGCGATATTAGCAGAGGTGTGGTAGACTTCATAAGAAGTAACAACTACGATAAGCATCCCTTGCTATACAGTTGTGAGCCCAACGAGATAGGCAGGAATGAAGTTAAAAATGAACATGTAAATACTAGAGACGAACAAGGAGAAGAACAACAAGTTATGTCTAAAACGTTTTTCCAAAAAGATTGTCCTCAATTTACTAAGTACCAACAGAATgatgagaaaaaaatgtgtatgaTTACACAAGAAAAATCTCTTTCTGTAGAAGAACACACTATTTCTAATAACAACGAAGATGTAGCAGAGTATCCCTGTTCTGCTTCTAATATGTGTAATGGGAATATTAAACCCATTCATGCAAATTTAGACCATTTTAGTTttcataatgaaaaaaaatatgacaaCGAacttaaggaaaaaatgccTATTAGTTATATGTTAAATGgagatgaaaaaagaaatttagaATTTTGGACAAACcataagaattatattaattctgTACATAAAACTCAGTTAATGGGAAATAATCCTTCCACtcaaaatataacaataaatagAAATGACAATTTTGAAGATTTTGAGGATCCTCATAGTAATGATATCTCCAATTCAAACAATTCAGATGGAGATTccttttgtaaatattatgactgtgttaataatttttcttcaaatttttttagcgCGGAGGTTAAGGAGGAACACAACATGATATCCATGAATAATGAGGGAAAGGGTTACACTCATTTCGAGAATGCAAAAACAGAGCGGAAAGATGATATGTCAATTTCGAACTGCAGAACGATGAGGGATGTCAACCTGAACATTATCAGTAACGTTAGCAGTAGTTTCCACTGTGGTGGTATCGGGAAAGATGGTGATAACCATTACAACGATAACGAGAAATTCAACACTTGTGGTAGTACCTACAACAAGGAGCACGAAGACAGCGCTTCTAACAAAGAAGAGGGGGAAGAACATACTCCAAGAAAAACTGACTCTTCTTTTAGTTCTCATATTTCGTATTCATCCGAAGCGATAAAAACTATTTTTCCTGTAAAAGAAATATCATGTAATATCCAGCagcaaaaaatgaattttttgaATCATGAAATTATTTCTGACCATGTTAAGGTGAAGGATATTCACGCCGATGTAAAGGTGTTGCACCACTGTGATTATAATATGGATGAAGATACAAATGATGATGATACAGTAGGTGGTGGAGGTAGTGATATAGGTTCTATCGGTGTTAATAGTAACTGTGTGCAAAATAACGATTCAACTGATAACATTATTAACACAGGAAAGGATGGATTTCCAGTTAGTGCTTATGATGACTCTTGTAATATTACGAGTAGTAATTACTTAAGTACAACTGGAAAACTAAATGATAATATGGAGGAATATAACCTCGATACGCAAGGAATCGCAGGGGATACAAACGGAAATTCGTTTGAAAATGCAAACAATGGTATTGTATGTCTTccaaaaaaagaatgtaaCACTCgggaggaaaaaaataggaCGAATTACAATGCTGCTGCTACTACGTGTACtactactaataataatgattataataataccaGTGAAAGCATGTCAAAAGACGAAGAGGATGGTGAGAGcgaattttcaaaaaaaaaagtagaattCAATGAAAGTGAATACTACGAAAAAGCAGAGAAACGAATGATAaacaagaaaatatttaaagatgAAGATCAAAAGGaatttactaaaaattataatttacatgatgattattattatttcaaatatttaaataaatgtgaAAATACAGCCAACCCTTATCGTTATACGAAGGTTCAgaaaaaagcaaatataAACGTAACGCCTTCTCCCTTCCCCCAATTTTTAAGAGATATACAGATTTACAATATtagccaaaaaaaaattagattaaaaaa AACCAGTATAATGTTAAAGAAGGAAGACGTAGGCACATcaaaaagaagataa
- a CDS encoding IWS1-like protein, which produces MEASLNNNKAELVNNLGLLNDDNYLEGNVEENDKHRMKTTKKIGATKKRKTKEDADLRKQEKVETEEKEDKEDHDKVVKNDGYADSSNDDDDPIHSEDKSKEKDDLNKKSNQQKDKSKNVVENEFTIDDNIFSDQNNSNDNKDKEEGDNNKSKDRGDDIDEGEVDDDNSKDKIKNKNNDKNNDKDNYKNNDKNNDKDNDKNNDKNNDKNNDKNNDKNNDSDLGKDDLSGMEEEKKKKKRQKLRVKKKRDDISDSEQNEEDALGRKDGKKEMERRKKNKKKLKGLKRSKFIDSVAEEGELSEEDDHNDNEDEDTMNDDVNDNDNYSSLNSRIKKKESSAKNEYSGLGLDDEDEDEEDEEGEGEYENDMVYSNKTEKKKKTHFDEILENLKLKRKRVQKISEDDGLQYCENVLNQMILMHEQDIKNMKEKKPATAKLQIIDQVCKILTKPKWKPFFMKLNIYHVLALWLMPLSKNTLPNFTIRTNLLRVIQQLPITIKSLRGSQLGKIMTYLHTHKDETDENKKLIRNILQNWMGPIIGINTNYKQFLKERQKRIVENPEYHKKVLEKAKTLIPDSISIEKEEEQNEFKRHATVPYNSECSFLINVPSSVPNSSKKIIPKSKIKRLIDNMKLLKRSRKSQKVSIEGKGVAIAP; this is translated from the coding sequence ATGGAAGCAAgcttaaataataataaagctGAGTTAGTGAATAACTTGGGCTTGTTAAATGACGATAATTACTTAGAAGGGAATGTTGAAGAAAATGATAAACATAGAATGAaaactacaaaaaaaattggggcaacaaaaaagagaaaaacgAAAGAGGATGCTGATTTGAGGAAACAAGAAAAGGTGGAAAccgaagaaaaagaagacaaGGAGGATCATGATAAAGTAGTAAAAAATGATGGTTATGCTGATAGTAGTAACGATGATGATGATCCAATCCACAGTGAAGACAAATCAAAAGAGAAGGatgatttaaataaaaagagtaaCCAACAAAAGGACAAAAGTAAGAATGTAGTGGAAAACGAATTCACGATTGATGACAACATATTCAGTGATCAGAATAATTCTAATGACAATAAAGATAAGGAAGAAGGGGATAACAACAAGAGTAAGGATAGAGGAGATGATATTGATGAGGGGGAAGTAGATGACGATAACAGTAAGGATAAGAttaagaataagaataacGATAAGAATAACGATAAGGataactataaaaataacgATAAGAATAACGATAAGGATAACGATAAGAATAACGATAAGAATAACGATAAGAATAACGATAAGAATAACGATAAGAATAACGATAGCGATTTAGGTAAGGACGATCTAAGCGGGAtggaggaagaaaaaaaaaaaaaaaaaaggcaaaaattacgagtcaaaaaaaaaagagatgaTATAAGTGACAGTGAGCAGAATGAAGAAGATGCACTTGGCCGTAAGGATGGAAAGAAAGAAAtggaaagaagaaaaaagaataagaaaaaattgaaggGATTAAAAAGGAGTAAATTTATAGATAGTGTGGCTGAGGAAGGAGAGCTATCGGAAGAGGATGATCACAATGATAATGAAGATGAAGATACCATGAATGATGATgtaaatgataatgataattacAGTAGCTTAAATagtagaattaaaaaaaaagagtctTCTgctaaaaatgaatatagtGGGCTGGGACTGGACGATGAGGATGAGGATGAGGAAGACGAGGAAGGGGAGGGAGAATACGAAAATGATATGgtatattcaaataaaacagaaaagaaaaaaaaaacacattttgatgaaatattagaaaatttaaaattaaaaagaaagaggGTTCAAAAAATATCAGAAGATGACGGTCTTCAATATTGTGAGAATGTGTTGAATCAAATGATATTAATGCATGAACaagacataaaaaatatgaaagaaaaaaaaccaGCAACTGCTAAATTGCAGATTATTGACCAagtatgtaaaatattaacaaaaccGAAATGGAAaccattttttatgaaattaaatatatatcatgttTTAGCTTTATGGTTAATGCCATTATCTAAAAACACATTACCTAATTTTACAATACGAACAAATTTGTTGAGAGTAATACAACAATTACCTATAACTATTAAATCGTTAAGAGGAAGTCAACTAGGAAAAATTATgacatacttacatacacATAAGGATGAAACAgatgaaaacaaaaagttaataagaaatattttgcAAAATTGGATGGGACCTATTATAGGTATTAATACGAATTATAAACAATTCTTAAAAGAAAGACAAAAACGAATAGTAGAAAATCCAGAGTATCATAAAAAAGTACTGGAAAAGGCAAAAACTTTAATACCTGATTCTATATCtatagaaaaagaagaagagcAAAATGAGTTCAAGCGGCATGCTACTGTACCTTATAATAGTGAATGTTCTTTTCTAATTAATGTACCATCATCTGTACCTAATTCTAGTAAGAAAATAATTccaaaaagtaaaattaaaaggctTATTGATAATATGAAATTGTTGAAGAGATCTAGGAAATCACAAAAGGTTTCTATTGAAGGAAAGGGGGTTGCCATAGCTCCATAA